A single Cryptosporangium phraense DNA region contains:
- a CDS encoding AraC family transcriptional regulator, protein MDDAVTAVHRTRISTQDEAETEEFIRQMYVGTRLRFIGTPDGARFTATIADLTSIAAGEVRSAVDYHAVTDPFDHYLFLSIRYGRLRVTNGHDEALLQAGDNYFYPLGAPLGVDLFDMKLRTLQLPAGRIAETAEQLAGVRPQDLRFDSTQPLSAALSRQWSALVAMAGSILLPDDAPGPDQLLAEEITRTAAVTALHTFPNSALTVAYQPGPGWVAAAAVRRAAAFIQAHADEPITLDQIATAAGVGGRALQYAFRRHIDATPIGYLRRIRLERADQELRAADPAGPLTVAEVARRWGWASSRQFAVAYRQRFGILPSHTLRRSTV, encoded by the coding sequence ATGGACGACGCGGTCACTGCCGTGCACCGAACCCGCATCTCGACCCAGGACGAGGCCGAGACCGAGGAATTCATCCGGCAGATGTACGTGGGCACCCGTCTGCGGTTCATCGGCACCCCCGACGGCGCCCGCTTCACCGCGACGATCGCCGACCTCACCAGCATCGCGGCCGGCGAGGTCCGCTCGGCCGTCGACTACCACGCGGTGACCGACCCGTTCGACCACTACCTGTTCCTGTCGATCCGCTACGGCCGCCTCAGGGTCACGAACGGCCACGACGAGGCGCTCCTGCAGGCCGGCGACAACTACTTCTACCCACTGGGGGCCCCGCTCGGCGTCGATCTGTTCGACATGAAGCTCCGGACGCTGCAGCTGCCCGCGGGCCGGATCGCGGAGACCGCGGAGCAGCTCGCCGGCGTCCGCCCCCAGGACCTGCGCTTCGACTCGACGCAGCCGCTCTCGGCCGCGCTCAGCCGGCAATGGTCGGCGTTGGTCGCGATGGCCGGCTCGATCCTTTTGCCCGACGACGCCCCGGGGCCGGACCAGCTGCTCGCCGAGGAGATCACCCGCACGGCCGCGGTCACCGCACTGCACACCTTCCCGAACAGCGCGCTGACCGTCGCCTACCAGCCCGGCCCGGGCTGGGTCGCGGCGGCCGCGGTCCGCCGGGCGGCCGCGTTCATCCAGGCCCACGCCGACGAGCCGATCACGCTCGACCAGATCGCGACGGCCGCGGGCGTCGGCGGGCGGGCGCTGCAGTACGCGTTCCGGCGGCACATCGACGCCACCCCGATCGGCTACCTGCGCCGGATCCGCCTGGAACGGGCCGACCAGGAGCTGCGCGCCGCCGACCCGGCCGGCCCGCTCACCGTGGCCGAGGTCGCGCGCCGCTGGGGGTGGGCCAGCTCGCGCCAGTTCGCGGTCGCCTACCGGCAGCGCTTCGGGATCCTGCCCAGCCACACGCTGCGGAGGAGCACCGTTTGA
- a CDS encoding phosphatidylglycerol lysyltransferase domain-containing protein: MRLSRAAAARWAARLTFATGVVMLISALLPALPRRAHLLAEFLPVELTATANAAVAAVGVLIVLLAGGLRRRQRAAWRAVLALCAAAVVLNVVKGLDIEESLLAGALALLLVLLRDQFRAAPPQTRWWVPLFAAGAPVLGVIYGVAFLTLRRDHLAGPTNPAELAAQAFAGLGGQSTLHFTDTATRWQFGTITGAFGLLTIVLLGWTVLRTGRREPGLCPADETALRHLLDRYGGNDSLGYFTLRQDKSVIFSASGKAAIGYRVLGGVSLAAGDPIGDPEAWPGAIDAWLTEARAHGWAPAVLGCGERAGECYARFGGLNALELGDEAILDVNDFTLDGRTMRVVRQAVNRVERSGVTATVHRVSDLDPAEIAELITAADAFRDGPVERGFSMALSRLGDPSDPDCVVVVARQDNQIKGLLHFVPWGPDGLSLDLMRRERDSVNGMVEFLVVAAAREAAALGVDRISLNFAVFRSVFARGERIGAGPVLRFWRALLLFASRFWQLESLYRANAKFRPRWEPRFLCFASARDVPRIAMAALRAEAFLVAPQVLLRGRS, from the coding sequence ATGAGACTTTCCCGGGCCGCAGCCGCACGCTGGGCCGCTCGTCTGACGTTCGCCACCGGCGTCGTCATGCTGATCTCGGCGCTGCTGCCCGCGCTCCCCCGGCGCGCGCACCTGCTGGCCGAGTTCCTCCCGGTGGAGCTGACGGCGACCGCCAACGCGGCCGTCGCGGCGGTCGGGGTGCTGATCGTGCTGCTGGCCGGGGGGCTGCGCCGACGTCAGCGGGCGGCCTGGCGGGCGGTGCTGGCGCTGTGCGCGGCGGCGGTCGTGCTCAACGTCGTCAAGGGTCTCGACATCGAGGAGTCGCTGCTGGCCGGCGCGCTGGCCCTCCTGCTGGTCCTGCTGCGCGACCAGTTCCGGGCCGCGCCGCCGCAGACGCGGTGGTGGGTGCCGCTGTTCGCGGCCGGCGCGCCGGTGCTCGGCGTCATCTACGGGGTGGCGTTCCTGACGCTCCGCCGCGACCACCTGGCCGGGCCGACGAACCCGGCCGAGCTGGCCGCGCAGGCGTTCGCCGGGCTGGGCGGCCAGTCCACGCTGCACTTCACCGACACCGCGACCCGCTGGCAGTTCGGGACGATCACCGGCGCGTTCGGCCTGCTCACGATCGTCCTGCTGGGCTGGACCGTGCTCCGGACCGGACGCCGCGAACCGGGGCTGTGCCCGGCCGACGAGACCGCGCTGCGCCACCTGCTCGACCGCTACGGCGGCAACGACTCGCTCGGCTACTTCACGCTCCGCCAGGACAAGTCGGTGATCTTCTCGGCCAGCGGCAAGGCGGCGATCGGCTACCGGGTGCTCGGCGGCGTCAGCCTGGCCGCCGGCGATCCGATCGGCGACCCCGAGGCCTGGCCGGGCGCGATCGACGCCTGGCTGACCGAGGCCCGGGCCCACGGCTGGGCGCCCGCCGTGCTCGGCTGCGGCGAGCGCGCCGGGGAGTGCTACGCGCGGTTCGGCGGCCTCAACGCGCTCGAACTCGGCGACGAAGCGATCCTCGACGTGAACGACTTCACGCTCGACGGGCGGACGATGCGGGTCGTGCGCCAGGCCGTCAACCGGGTCGAGCGCTCCGGCGTCACCGCGACCGTGCACCGGGTCAGCGACCTCGACCCGGCCGAGATCGCCGAGCTCATCACGGCCGCCGACGCGTTCCGCGACGGGCCGGTCGAGCGGGGCTTCTCGATGGCGCTGTCCCGCCTCGGCGACCCCTCCGACCCCGATTGCGTCGTGGTCGTCGCCCGCCAGGACAACCAGATCAAGGGCCTGCTGCACTTCGTCCCCTGGGGCCCGGACGGCCTGTCGCTCGACCTGATGCGACGCGAGCGCGACAGCGTCAACGGGATGGTCGAGTTCCTCGTCGTCGCGGCCGCCCGCGAGGCCGCCGCGCTCGGCGTCGACCGGATCTCGCTGAACTTCGCGGTGTTCCGCTCGGTGTTCGCCCGCGGTGAGCGGATCGGCGCCGGCCCGGTGCTGCGGTTCTGGCGCGCCCTGCTGCTGTTCGCGTCCCGGTTCTGGCAGCTGGAATCCCTGTACCGGGCGAACGCGAAGTTCCGGCCGCGCTGGGAGCCGCGGTTCCTGTGCTTCGCGTCCGCCCGGGACGTCCCCCGGATCGCGATGGCCGCGCTGCGGGCCGAGGCGTTCCTGGTCGCGCCGCAGGTGCTGCTGCGCGGCCGCTCCTAA
- a CDS encoding STAS domain-containing protein yields the protein MPDDRVLRLSVGGALDAAVDAELGTALRAAVYSGYAEVLVDISAVTFLAASTVNEFERAARLAAARGCGFRLLNPAGLPATILDITGAWTLLCGPDALPPPRHERARRRPWAERAERAERAERPGPAELPRRVVGAGPCAEAVHLVAAAERTRARSGRIIREAQRLVREVSPREESDPA from the coding sequence ATGCCGGACGACAGGGTGCTGCGGCTGTCCGTGGGCGGCGCCCTCGACGCAGCGGTCGACGCGGAGCTTGGCACGGCGCTACGGGCCGCGGTGTACAGCGGCTACGCCGAGGTGCTGGTGGACATCAGCGCGGTCACGTTCCTCGCGGCCTCGACGGTCAACGAGTTCGAGCGGGCCGCCCGGCTCGCGGCCGCCCGCGGGTGCGGGTTCCGGCTGCTGAACCCGGCCGGGCTGCCGGCCACGATCCTCGACATCACCGGCGCGTGGACGCTGCTCTGCGGCCCGGACGCCCTGCCGCCGCCCCGGCACGAGCGGGCCCGTCGTCGTCCGTGGGCGGAGCGGGCCGAGCGGGCCGAGCGGGCCGAGCGGCCGGGACCCGCCGAGCTCCCGCGGCGGGTCGTCGGCGCCGGGCCGTGCGCGGAGGCGGTGCACCTGGTCGCGGCCGCGGAGCGCACCCGGGCCCGCTCCGGCCGGATCATCCGCGAGGCGCAGCGGCTCGTGCGTGAGGTCAGCCCCCGCGAAGAGTCTGACCCGGCGTGA
- a CDS encoding helix-turn-helix transcriptional regulator, giving the protein MREATAPRTTDLEFTTADAIEQFLVDSYDTPIRIRSTGDFPTFRHRRTDVGTFAVETGRHSADLQFDVEPLNVFVVCRTSTARLARTTDGADDRYDAGALFLMNDPDRPHTSRWFPGELQTCVLDPALLGLVAASAPDRRAAPIRFTALEPLSPGAASHWQATRSYVAGLLENPDAASAPLVVGSAARLLAAATLATFPNTAFTDPDAVDRHDAHPDALRRAVAFIEDHPQDDVAIADIAAAAHVSVRAVQLAFRRHLAMTPTEYLRRVRLSRAHEALRAADPTTTTVAAVACRWGFPSPGRFAALYRRTYRVTPGQTLRGG; this is encoded by the coding sequence TTGAGAGAAGCCACCGCGCCGCGGACGACCGATCTCGAGTTCACCACCGCGGACGCGATCGAGCAGTTCCTGGTCGACTCCTACGACACCCCCATCCGCATCCGGAGCACCGGCGACTTCCCGACGTTCCGGCACCGGCGCACCGACGTCGGCACGTTCGCCGTGGAGACCGGCCGGCACTCGGCCGATCTCCAGTTCGACGTGGAGCCGCTCAACGTCTTCGTCGTGTGCCGGACCTCGACCGCGCGGCTGGCCCGCACCACCGACGGCGCCGACGACCGCTACGACGCCGGCGCGCTGTTCCTGATGAACGACCCCGACCGGCCGCATACCAGCCGCTGGTTCCCCGGCGAGCTGCAGACCTGCGTCCTCGATCCGGCCCTGCTGGGCCTGGTCGCGGCGAGCGCGCCGGACCGGCGCGCCGCGCCGATCCGCTTCACCGCCCTGGAGCCGCTCAGCCCCGGCGCCGCCTCCCACTGGCAGGCCACCCGCTCGTACGTCGCCGGTCTGCTCGAGAATCCGGACGCGGCGAGCGCGCCGCTCGTCGTCGGCAGCGCGGCGCGGCTGCTCGCCGCGGCCACGCTGGCCACGTTCCCGAACACCGCGTTCACCGATCCCGACGCGGTCGACCGCCACGACGCCCATCCGGACGCCCTGCGGCGCGCCGTCGCGTTCATCGAGGACCATCCCCAGGACGACGTGGCGATCGCCGACATCGCGGCCGCCGCGCACGTGAGCGTCCGCGCGGTGCAGCTGGCGTTCCGGCGGCACCTGGCCATGACCCCGACCGAGTACCTGCGACGCGTCCGCCTGAGCCGGGCGCACGAGGCGCTGCGCGCGGCCGACCCGACGACGACCACGGTGGCGGCGGTCGCGTGCCGGTGGGGGTTCCCGAGCCCGGGCCGGTTCGCCGCGCTCTACCGCCGGACGTACCGGGTCACGCCGGGTCAGACTCTTCGCGGGGGCTGA
- a CDS encoding TRADD-N-associated membrane domain-containing protein, with amino-acid sequence MAEATTEIPGFLTDRELDDRISDDEHSTRVSARSWGLGLALVGVALGVGGAVVLAPGRDGIAPALPAWAGAAAFLAAAVVVWNLLTVRERTRAERLKERQRSCKQLLAMFEGGVDETVRRLVAFNFQEMDRFVTIALTQAQFSFLASVVAGAAALLVLLGGTTGVLLSDSAATGISTAVLSAVGSMLSGFVSVTFLRTYQMATRQMSYYYGQPLVHCYLLHAEWLAQRFDLESSVKDRLVDATLDASRAAQRHLLDAQRAEIAASAGRRATVLLPSPPAPSPAIVPATAGPVGQPPAPRPRTGS; translated from the coding sequence ATGGCTGAGGCGACTACGGAGATTCCGGGCTTCCTCACCGACCGGGAGCTGGACGACCGGATCTCCGACGACGAGCACTCGACGAGGGTCTCGGCTCGGAGCTGGGGCCTGGGGCTCGCGCTCGTGGGCGTGGCCTTGGGGGTGGGCGGGGCGGTGGTTCTCGCGCCCGGGCGGGACGGGATCGCGCCGGCGCTGCCGGCCTGGGCCGGGGCGGCCGCCTTCCTGGCTGCCGCGGTCGTGGTCTGGAACCTGCTGACGGTCCGGGAACGTACCCGGGCCGAGCGGCTCAAGGAGAGACAGCGGAGCTGTAAGCAGTTGCTCGCGATGTTCGAGGGCGGGGTCGACGAGACCGTCCGCCGGTTGGTCGCGTTCAACTTCCAAGAGATGGACCGGTTCGTCACGATCGCGCTCACCCAGGCTCAGTTCTCGTTCCTCGCGAGCGTGGTGGCCGGCGCGGCGGCGTTATTGGTGCTGCTGGGCGGCACGACCGGGGTGCTGCTGTCGGACAGCGCGGCGACCGGGATCAGTACGGCGGTGCTGTCGGCGGTCGGGTCGATGTTGTCGGGGTTCGTGAGCGTGACGTTCCTGCGGACGTACCAGATGGCGACCCGGCAGATGAGCTATTACTACGGCCAGCCGCTGGTGCACTGTTATCTGTTGCATGCAGAGTGGCTCGCGCAGCGGTTTGACCTCGAATCCAGCGTCAAGGACCGGTTGGTGGACGCGACGCTCGACGCGAGCCGGGCGGCGCAGCGCCACCTGCTCGACGCCCAGCGCGCGGAGATCGCCGCCTCGGCCGGCCGCCGCGCGACCGTCCTACTACCGAGCCCACCCGCTCCGAGCCCGGCGATCGTCCCGGCGACGGCCGGGCCGGTCGGCCAGCCACCCGCCCCGCGCCCGAGAACGGGCAGCTAG
- a CDS encoding SGNH/GDSL hydrolase family protein: MATIRLVVALVAVLFVLDYAPTPVASATRPAGPWTITALGDSVTAGSACDCAPFVALYAGLTEAGAGVRTTARNLGVPGQTSDELLAALAGGTSASWDVADSDIVVVTIGANDLAGDLAAWQDGDCDVGCFQSDIPAIRANVAATVRRIRELRDGQPTEVLVTDYWNVFRDGDQAASLGAAYRTVSRQVTALADTAICAGARSEAATCVDLAGPFGPDPTALLADDGDHPDAEGHAQIAAALARHGWDELTTR, from the coding sequence ATGGCAACGATCCGGCTGGTGGTGGCGCTGGTCGCCGTGCTGTTCGTGCTGGACTACGCCCCGACGCCGGTCGCGTCGGCGACGCGTCCGGCCGGGCCGTGGACGATCACCGCGCTGGGCGACTCGGTGACGGCCGGGAGCGCGTGCGACTGTGCGCCGTTCGTGGCGCTGTACGCCGGCCTGACCGAGGCCGGCGCCGGCGTGCGGACGACCGCCCGCAACCTCGGCGTCCCCGGCCAGACGAGCGACGAGCTGCTGGCCGCGCTGGCCGGCGGCACGTCCGCGTCGTGGGACGTCGCCGACAGCGACATCGTCGTCGTGACGATCGGGGCGAACGATCTCGCCGGTGACCTGGCCGCGTGGCAGGACGGCGACTGCGACGTCGGGTGCTTCCAGTCCGACATCCCGGCGATCCGGGCGAACGTCGCCGCCACCGTCCGGCGGATCCGCGAGCTGCGCGACGGCCAGCCGACCGAGGTGCTGGTGACCGACTACTGGAACGTCTTCCGCGACGGCGACCAGGCCGCGTCGCTCGGTGCGGCCTACCGCACGGTCAGCCGTCAGGTGACCGCGCTGGCCGACACGGCGATCTGCGCCGGGGCGAGATCGGAGGCCGCGACCTGCGTCGACCTGGCCGGCCCGTTCGGCCCGGATCCGACGGCGCTACTGGCCGACGACGGCGATCACCCGGACGCCGAGGGGCACGCCCAGATCGCGGCGGCGCTGGCCCGCCACGGCTGGGACGAACTGACCACCCGCTAG
- a CDS encoding sensor histidine kinase yields the protein MSPLLARWRGTGIRTQSAVAAALVVAVALTVATGAFLALYREALLQRVDDAVTERATTVAADVRESGGAPAQPRRHAGETAGVVVLGPGSRADERWPAAVTRVRAGQLVRMNVVQGEDQRIHLVAVGVSTARGTYRVVAFRPLGPVGDSVRDAAGLLLLVNTVLLAIVATATWWFTGRSLQPVERIRAKVAGITAEDLGARVPVPGTRDEIGQLAGTMNRMLDRLEGAVTAQRRFVADASHELRSPLATVLTALDLLDDDALPAGSRPTLRLARQESERLGLIIDDLLLLARADEQALRRRDDDVDLDDLVVAERGRLTTAGTVKVTSAVEAVRVRGDRFQLARAIRNLADNAARHASTKVSLSVYRDGGEAVIEVADDGAGVAPADRARIFDRFVRLDGSRERGSGGSGLGLAIVWEIVVAHGGTVTVGDGACFRIRLPAVGRQEVAGPTDGP from the coding sequence ATGAGCCCGTTGCTGGCCCGGTGGCGCGGTACCGGGATCCGCACCCAGTCGGCCGTGGCCGCGGCCCTCGTCGTCGCGGTCGCGCTCACGGTGGCGACCGGTGCGTTCCTCGCCCTCTACCGGGAAGCCCTGCTCCAGCGGGTCGACGACGCGGTGACCGAGCGGGCCACGACCGTCGCGGCCGACGTCCGCGAGTCGGGCGGCGCGCCGGCCCAACCCCGCCGGCACGCCGGGGAGACGGCCGGCGTCGTCGTGCTGGGGCCGGGGAGCCGAGCCGACGAGCGCTGGCCGGCGGCGGTCACCCGGGTTCGCGCCGGGCAACTCGTCCGCATGAACGTCGTGCAGGGCGAGGACCAGCGGATCCACCTGGTCGCGGTCGGCGTCTCGACCGCGCGCGGGACCTACCGTGTGGTGGCCTTCCGGCCCCTCGGGCCGGTGGGCGACAGCGTCCGCGACGCGGCCGGTCTCCTGCTGCTGGTCAACACCGTGCTGCTGGCCATCGTCGCGACCGCGACCTGGTGGTTCACCGGCCGGTCGCTGCAGCCGGTCGAGCGGATCCGGGCGAAGGTCGCCGGCATCACCGCCGAGGACCTCGGGGCCCGGGTGCCGGTTCCCGGCACCCGGGACGAGATCGGTCAGCTCGCCGGGACGATGAACCGCATGCTCGACCGCCTGGAGGGCGCGGTCACCGCCCAGCGCCGGTTCGTCGCCGACGCGAGCCACGAGCTCCGTAGTCCGCTGGCCACCGTGCTCACCGCGCTCGACCTGCTCGACGACGACGCGCTGCCGGCCGGTTCCCGGCCGACGCTGCGCCTGGCCCGCCAGGAGTCCGAGCGGCTGGGGCTGATCATCGACGATCTGCTGCTGCTGGCCCGGGCCGACGAGCAGGCCCTGCGACGGCGCGACGACGACGTCGATCTGGACGACCTGGTGGTCGCCGAGCGGGGGCGGCTGACCACCGCGGGCACGGTGAAGGTCACGTCGGCGGTCGAGGCCGTGCGCGTGCGCGGAGACCGGTTCCAGCTGGCCCGGGCGATCCGCAACCTGGCCGACAACGCGGCGCGGCACGCGTCCACCAAGGTCTCCCTGTCGGTCTACCGCGACGGCGGGGAGGCCGTCATCGAGGTGGCCGACGACGGCGCGGGGGTCGCGCCGGCCGACCGCGCGCGGATCTTCGACCGCTTCGTGCGGCTGGACGGCAGCCGGGAGCGGGGGTCGGGGGGAAGCGGGCTCGGGCTCGCGATCGTGTGGGAGATCGTGGTGGCCCACGGCGGGACGGTGACCGTCGGTGACGGTGCCTGCTTCCGGATCCGGCTACCCGCCGTCGGCCGCCAGGAGGTAGCCGGCCCCACGGACGGTCCGTAG
- a CDS encoding alpha/beta hydrolase: MTLTGVPLLVLFVVGLVLALAGTVALWIRPPGPVLAWPLRIACLALVIVLPIGLTADVVNRSLGFYSSWSDLLNSPGDARLAAAAQLRHQQLPTADLHRAAELAARGHGSIVPWTIPGPKSGITRNGLVYLPAAYFDRARPQQRFPVIELLHGYSGSPGNWAHALHIASFLDTEIAAGRIPPVIAVAPKLYDTHDGECVDAVRGQRNETYLAVDVPADISGAFRTATAPGSWATLGFSTGGFCAVNMALHYPRRYRAAVSLSGYFTAITDPTTGNLYRGNAAVRRANSPQWWVRHHPVQPALYVFASGGDRSAMRAARAFRAVVHNADLTTVTVPSGGHNIGVWKAALPPALDWLGQRIPGPTSPAVVESPS; encoded by the coding sequence GTGACTCTGACCGGCGTTCCCCTCCTCGTGCTCTTCGTGGTCGGCCTGGTACTGGCGCTCGCCGGGACCGTCGCCCTGTGGATCCGGCCGCCTGGTCCGGTCCTGGCCTGGCCGTTGCGGATCGCCTGCCTGGCGCTGGTCATCGTGCTGCCGATCGGCCTGACCGCCGACGTCGTCAACCGCAGCCTGGGCTTCTACAGCTCCTGGTCCGACCTGTTGAACTCTCCCGGGGACGCCCGGCTGGCCGCCGCCGCGCAGCTGCGTCACCAGCAGCTGCCCACCGCCGACCTGCACCGGGCGGCCGAGCTGGCCGCGCGTGGGCACGGGTCGATCGTGCCGTGGACGATCCCCGGCCCCAAGTCCGGCATCACCCGGAACGGGCTGGTCTACCTGCCGGCCGCCTACTTCGACCGGGCCCGGCCGCAGCAACGCTTTCCGGTCATCGAGCTGCTGCACGGCTACTCCGGCAGCCCCGGGAACTGGGCCCACGCGCTGCACATCGCGAGCTTCCTCGACACCGAGATCGCGGCCGGGCGCATCCCGCCGGTCATCGCCGTCGCCCCGAAGCTCTACGACACCCACGACGGCGAGTGCGTGGACGCGGTCCGGGGCCAGCGCAACGAGACCTACCTGGCCGTCGACGTCCCGGCCGACATCAGCGGCGCGTTCCGGACCGCGACCGCGCCCGGCTCCTGGGCCACGCTCGGCTTCTCCACCGGCGGGTTCTGCGCGGTGAACATGGCGCTGCACTACCCGAGGCGCTACCGGGCCGCGGTGTCGCTGAGCGGCTACTTCACCGCGATCACCGACCCCACGACCGGCAACCTCTACCGGGGGAACGCGGCCGTCCGGCGGGCCAACTCGCCGCAGTGGTGGGTGCGGCACCACCCGGTGCAGCCCGCGCTGTACGTGTTCGCCAGCGGGGGGGACCGCAGCGCGATGCGCGCGGCCCGGGCCTTCCGGGCCGTGGTGCACAACGCCGACCTGACCACGGTGACGGTCCCCTCGGGCGGCCACAACATCGGCGTCTGGAAGGCCGCGCTTCCGCCCGCGCTGGACTGGCTCGGCCAGCGGATCCCCGGCCCCACCTCCCCGGCTGTGGTCGAGAGCCCGAGTTAG
- a CDS encoding response regulator transcription factor: protein MRVLLVEDEAGLAATLKIGLTREGWAVDVADNGIDGVWAATERHYDVIVLDLMLPGLNGYQVCEQLRADKVWTPILILTAKDGEYDQAEAFDTGADDYLVKPFSLVVLTARLRALVRRGAPERPAVLKAGDLTLDPARRQVARAGTEITVTPREFSVLEHLMRHAGNVVTKTEVLESVWDENYDGDSNIVEVYVGYLRRKIDLPFGRAALRTVRGAGYLLAADGG, encoded by the coding sequence ATGCGTGTGCTGCTGGTCGAGGACGAAGCCGGGCTCGCGGCCACGCTGAAGATCGGCCTGACCCGCGAGGGCTGGGCCGTCGACGTCGCCGACAACGGCATCGACGGCGTCTGGGCCGCCACCGAACGCCACTACGACGTGATCGTGCTGGACCTCATGCTGCCCGGCCTCAACGGCTACCAGGTGTGCGAGCAGCTGCGCGCCGACAAGGTGTGGACGCCGATCCTGATCCTCACGGCCAAGGACGGCGAGTACGACCAGGCCGAGGCGTTCGACACCGGAGCCGACGACTACCTGGTGAAGCCGTTCAGCCTGGTCGTGCTCACCGCGCGGCTACGCGCGCTGGTCCGGCGCGGTGCCCCGGAGCGGCCCGCCGTGCTCAAGGCCGGCGACCTCACGCTCGACCCGGCCCGGCGCCAGGTGGCCCGGGCCGGCACCGAGATCACCGTCACTCCGCGTGAGTTCAGCGTGCTCGAACACCTGATGCGTCACGCCGGGAACGTCGTCACCAAGACCGAGGTGCTGGAGAGCGTCTGGGACGAGAACTACGACGGCGACTCCAACATCGTCGAGGTGTACGTCGGCTACCTGCGTCGGAAGATCGACCTGCCGTTCGGGCGCGCAGCGCTACGGACCGTCCGTGGGGCCGGCTACCTCCTGGCGGCCGACGGCGGGTAG